The genomic region TTCATAATGCTTCATCGTTACCCGAATTCCGTAATTTTGCATACAGCCCAGCTGCTCTTCAAAACTAAAACTACCAGTTTCATCGGTATAAACCGTTTTCACTATTTCGTTATTTTGGTTCAACAGAGAGACCACAGCATTAGGTATTGGTGCCTTGCTGTTATAATCTAAAACCTTTCCCTTAAGCAATTGAAAACATAAAACAATTAAATCCCCGGTCTGCTCAATCTTATAGATATCATCGTTACCGGCATCGTTGTCCCTATTGCTAGCTATATAACCTATTTTTGTATCATTGCTTAAAACAAAAGTAAAGTCATCTTGCTTACTATTAATAGGCCTTCCAACATTATAAGCTGGTCCCACATAATCATTCTCCCCAATTTGGGCTACAAATACATCTAAACCGCCTAAGCCTACGTGTCCATCTGACGAAAAAAACAATTGATTATCACTGCTTACAAATGGAAAAGTTTCCCTACCCTCTGTATTTATTTGCTTTCCTAAATTTTTGGGAATGCCATAGCGGTCACCATTGATTTCAACGCGGTACAAATCTGATTGGCCATAACCACCGGGCATATCCGAAGAAAAATACAAGTACTTTCCATCGGCACTTACGGTGGGATGGGCTACCGAATAATTATCATTATTAAAAGAAAGTTCTTCTATTCTCCAATCGTAGTCAAGCGCTGTGGCCTTAAACAGTTTTAATCGGTTTACACCTTCTTCATCCTCTCCATATTGTTTTTTAAAATAATTATTTCTAGTAAAAAATAAGGTGTTTGTGCTGTCGATATAAGCGGCAGTGGACTCATGGAATTTGGTGTTGATTTTAGCGTTGAACAAAGATATTTCTTCTGAAGTGGAATCAGGGCTCACATAATAAAGATCTAAAAATGGTTGCTGGTTCCAGGCATGTGTACTTTTTTCCATTTGTGGACGTGATCTATTGGAGGCAAACAAAATTCCGTCTTTATAAAAAGTTGGTGCGAAATCTGATAATGGGGAATTGAAATTCACCTTTTCCATGGTAAACTTACCCGATTGTAATTCAATTTCCTTTAAATAATCCCTGTTATTATCAAAAAGTCGTGCCCTATAATCGCTCCCCTTAGCTTCGTAAAACTCCTCCATAATTTTATCCGAATATGAATAATCCCCTGTACTTTTAAGGGAAAGGGCATAACGATACAAATATTCAGCTGGAATAGGGGTATCTCGTTGGTAAACCTTTTTATACCAAGAAGCGGCGTTTTTATAATCTCCTGTATAATAATAAGAATCCCCAAGCTTACGGAGCAATTCATCGGATGGCTCGTCTTCTTTATTGGCTATTTTTAAATAATACTCACGAGCATTTATAAAGGCATACTTATCAAACTCCTTATTACCTTTTTTTTCAAGTCGCTCCTGTGCAAAAGAACTTGAAAAATTAAGTAAAAAGAGTCCCGAAATAATTAGTATCAAAATCCGATTCATAATAAACTTTTTTAGAAAAAACGGGGTGATATAATTTTCTTTCTGTTGTTAAACAATTCAAAACGCAGAAATATCTCATGAGATCCTCCATTGTATTGAGACAGGGCGGTCGTTTCCCAATCGTATGCATACCCAACCATCCACCGGTCGTCTATTTGAAATCCAGTTAAAACGCTCATGGCCGCATCCCATCTGTAGGCAGCTCCCAAAGTAAAGCGATCGTAAAACATAAAATTTGCTGAAAGGTCTATTTGAAGTGGTGCTCCACTAACCGCTTTCAACAAACCAGCTGGTTTAAATTTAATATCGTTGGATAGATTAAAAACATACCCAGTGATAAAATAGAAATGCAACCGTTCTCCTGCCGTACTATTATTGGAATCATCAAAATGTTCGGTTTCTAAAATATTAGGTATGCTGGCACCTACATAAAACCGTTCGGAATAATAGAATGCCCCTGCCCCTATTTGCGGAGCAAATTCATTATCGACATTGTATTGTGCTGAGGGATCTCCTCCGTTGGGTGATCCTGTATTTACGCGACTGAAATCAATATCAAAAAAATTAAGACCTCCTTTAATCCCCAAAGAAAGTTTTCCGTTTTCAGAAACATTCATAATATAACTGAAAACAAAATCAATTTCTGTTTCATTTGCGATAAAAATACGATCGTTGGTAATGCTAAAGCCTAATCCTACCTTGTTTCCCACAGGACCATGCATGGCAAAATTCATAGTTTCAGGAGCTCCATTCAATCCAGTCCACTGATTCCTGTATAAGGCAATAGAACTAAAGACTTCCCGCGTACCCGCATAGGCAGGGTTAAAGGTCATGGTGTTGTACATATACTGGGTAAACTGAGAGTCCTGTTGACCATGCACGAAGAATGTCCCTGCCCAAAGCATAAGAATAATTGCCCCTATTTTAGAAATATTATTTTTCATCTTTCTCCCTCTCATGTTAATCGGTAATTACAAATATTGGTCCCGCTTTTTTAATGGTCACCCCATTATCGTTCACATAGGATAACGCATAGTAGTACGTACCTGTAGGCAACTTTTTATTTCGCTGTATCGTTGCTCTTCCGTCGGAATAACCTCTGAATTTCTCTCCGGTGGTATTGTAACCCTCGGTTCGGAACACCCTTATACCCCATCGATTATAAATTTCCAAAGTATTCTCTGGATAACAATCCAGACCATCGATGGTAAGTTCATCTGCTATCCCATCTCCATCTGGGCTAATAATATCGTAAACTACAATTTGGCATTCTGTTTTTGGTATAATGTCAATACGAGTTGTATCGTCTGGATCGCCGTCATCATTTTGGTCTTCATCTACGGTATTTATAGGATCATCTGACAAATCACGGATGGTATTTCCATTAGGGTTTTTAGCAGTAACCACTGCCTGATTTTCTACAAATCCATTTAAGATATCTTGTTCAGTTAAGGTGTAGGTGGCAGAATAGTCGTTACTGTTTTCTTCCCCTACTGTTAAAACATCAATTGGTTGCCCGATTAATACCACTCCCGGTAAGTCGTCGGATACGGTGATATCAAAAAGATCGACCTCTCCAGTATTTATAACGGTAAAGAAATAATTAAGAGTCTCCCCGGTTTCTGCCAGGCCATCATCATTTTCATCGTTAAATACAACTTCTTTAATTAAACTTATAGCTCCCCTGGCTTCAAAAACTACCTCAGTAGGATCGTCTTCTGCATTTCCATCGGTATCATCTCCATTGTCGGAACGGTCGGTTATAGTCTCGCCATTCGGATTTTCTGCTTCAGCCTCAACATAGTTGCTTATCGAATTGGAATTCACATCATTCTGACTAATGGTATAACTCGCCAAATAAGTGGCTACTTCACCTGGTTGTAAAACGCCTTCGGCTGAACCTAAACTTGCATTGCTAAACGTAATTGGAATTGTTAGCTCTAAAGGTTCTCCATTTCCATTTTGCATAACATCCGTAAATTGAAGTCCGCTTAACACCGTTTCTCCTGTATTTTCCACTGTAATAGTATAATCAAGAATATCCCCAGCACTTGTACTACCATCTCCATTATCTGTAAAAATAGCAGTTTTGGTTACTTCAATTTCGCTTAAGCTAGGAGTAGGTTCAGAGATACTAACCTCAGTAGCATCATCCTCGGTATTTCCATCGGTATCATCTCCATTATCAGAAACATCGGTAGTGTTATTTCCGTTGGTATCTGTCGCATTTACGGTTACTGAATTCGATATAACCCCTGTTGTTGCATCTTCTTCGGTTATCTCATAACTAGCAGAATATGTTGCAATCTCTCCAATTTCTAAAATGCCTTCCGAAGAATTTAGGGTAGCACTTACAAATCTAGGTCCTGAGTTTAGCTGAAGCGAAACACCGTCGCCATTTACTATAGTATCTTCAAGCGATAAACCGCTAAGCTCCAATTGGCCAGTATTTTCTATTGTTATAGTATAATTTATAATATCTCCAACACTTGTCAATCCATCGCTATTCGTATCAGTTACACTTGCAAATTTGGTTGCTTCCACGGAAGCCGTTCCAAACGGAGGTACAATCGTTTCGGTTGGATCTTCAGGATCCCCGTCACCATCTTCGTCTTGGTTGGTTGGATTGTTAGGATCATCGGAAGTATCGGTAACTATATTCCCCTCGGGATCCTCCCCTGTTGCAATAGCCGAATTGGTCACCAAACCTGCCAAGATATCTGCCTCTGTAATTGTATAAATTGCAGAGAAATTTGTACTATCTTCTTGTCCAGGCGCTAGAGTAATAGATCCTCCTGATACATTCACTAAAACATCGGAAATAGTTATATCTTCAATGGTTGTATTTCCTGTATTGCGAATTATAAAGGTATAAGTTATTGTTTCTCCAATATCTGTAAATCCATTTCCATTGGCGTCGTTAAAATCCCCTATTTTCTCTAAAGCTAGATTACTATCAGCACCGATAGGCGTTACCGTTGGGCCGTCCGGATCTGGGTCTGTTGGATCGTCGGTATCGGAAGTGTCCTCCACAGGGTCACCATCGGGATCGGTTCCAGTGGCAACCGCACTGTTGCTTACACTGCCCGAATCGATATCTGCTTGGGTAATTTGGTATGTGGCCGTGGCTGTTCCAACCGCACCGGCAGCCAAAGTGGTAGGATTGATGGCTAGGCCTGTTACGCCGATCGTTCCATCATCTATAACAATTCCGCTTACTGTCACATTTCCGGTATTGGTAACTTCGAAAGTATATTCAATTATGTCCCCAACATCCATTCTTCCGTCACCGCCATCGTTGGTAATTGCCGTTTTAACAAATGTGATTTCTGGGTCACTTGGCAATGGTGTTACCGTTGGGCCGTCTAGATCTGGGTCCGTTGGATCGTCGGTATCGGAGGTGTCTTCCACAGGGTCACCATCGGGATCGGTACCAGCGGCAATCGCACTGTTACTTACACTGCCCGCATCGATATCCGCTTGGGTAATTTGGTATGTGGCCGTGGCTGTTCCAACCGCACCGGCAGCCAAAGTGGTAGGATTGATGGCTAGGCCTGTTACGCCGATCGTTACATCATCTATAACAATTCCGCTTACGGTCACATTTCCGGTATTGGTAACTTCAAAAGTATATTCAATTATGTCCCCAACATCCATTCTTCCGTCACCGCCATCGTTGGTAATTGCCGTTTTAATAAATGTGATTTCTGGGTCACTTGGCAATGGCGTAACTGTTGGGCCGTCTGGATCTGGGTCCGTTGGATCGTCGGTATCGGAAGTGTCTTCCACAGGGTCACCATCGGGATCGCTACCAGTGGCAATCGCACTGTTGGTTACACTGCCCGCATCGATATCTGCTTGGGTAATTTGGTAAGTGGCCGTGGCTGTTCCAACCGCACCGGCAGCCAAAGTGGTAGGATTGATGGCTAGGCCTGTTACGCCGATCGTTACATCATCTATAACAATTCCGCTTACGGTAACATTTCCGGTATTGGTAACTTCAAAAGTATATTCAATTATGTCCCCAACATCCATTCTTCCATCGCCGCCATCGTTGGTAATTGCCGTTTTAATAAATGTGATTTCTGGGTCACTTGGCAATAGTGTTACCGTTGGGCCGTCTGGATCTGGGTCCGTCGGATCATCGGTATCGGAAGTGTCTTCCACGGGGTCGCCATCGGGATCGATACCAGTGGCAACCGCACTGTTGCTTACACTGCCCGAATCGATATCCGCTTGGGTAATCTGGTAAGTGGCCGTGGCTGTTCCTATGGCTCCCGGTATTAAGGTAGATGGTAGAATAGATAAATCATTTACTCCAATTTGTGAGTCGTTAATTGCGATGCCTTCAATAGTTACATTTCCTGTATTAGTAACTGTAAAAGTATAGGTTATAACATCTCCAACATCCATTCTTCCATCACCGCCATCATTGGTAATAGAAGATTTAATAAAAGTTACTTCTGGTTCACTCGGTAAAATCGTCACGGTTGGATCTTCAGGGTCACCATCGTTATTATCATCTACTCCATTACCATCATCAGAGGTATCTGTAACCTCATCCCCATTAGGATCTTCCCCAGTAGCAACCGCTTCATTGGTTACACTACCCGTATTTAAATTTGCCTGTGTAATAGTGTAAATAGCAGTTGCCGTACCTACCTCACCCGATGCCAAGCTCGATGGAGCTATCGCTAAATTGATAACACCAATTTGCGGATCGCTAATTGAAATAGCATCAATAGTAACATTTCCGGTATTGGTAACTTCAAAAGTATATTCAATTATGTCCCCAACATCCATTCTTCCGTCCCCGCCATCGTTTGTTATAGAGGTTTTAACAAACGTTATTTCGGGATTAATACAGAAATCTACAGAGGTTGCGGTATCGTTGTTTGTTGCCGTTCCAGAAATATCGTCTACAGAATTCCCTTTCGGGGAAACTCCAGAAATGGCTGCACTGTTCGCAATACTACCTACATCCAAGTCTGTTTGCAAAATGGTATAATCAGCATTATAAATCCAAGTTTCCTCCACATCCAATAATAAATCGCCGTCGAGATCTCCAGAAACTAGATTTATTGATCCCAAGCCTGGTAAATTATCGGAGAGTGAAATTGTGGACAAAGACACATTTCCATCATTCGTTACCGTAAAAGTATATGTGATGGTTTCGCCAACATCTGTGCAGTTATCGGAATCTTCATCATTTTCCAAAGCAGTTTTCACCAATTTAATGGAAGGATTTGCGATAATTGGAGTTTCTGTGGGATCGTTTCCTGGGTCACCATCTGGGTCGGTATCGGCAGGGTTTCCATCGTCTGAAACATCTACTATTTCAATGTTGTTAGGACTTAAAACGGTTGCTGTAGCACTGTTTAATATTCCGCCGGCGTCCACATCGCTTTGCTGAATAATGTAGCTAGCGTTGTACACCGAACTTTCCGAAGGAGCAATAATGCCTTCCGAAGCATTCGTGGAAGCTCCTGCATTAAAGGTTGGAGAAGTATCCAATGTTAAAACATTTCCATTGAAATCTGTCAACACATCTTCCAATACTAAATTCCTTAACGTTACATTTCCTGTGTTCGTAATTGTTACGGTATAAAGAACCTCATCACCCACATCAACGGTAGTATTGCCATCATTTTGATTGACAACTGCCTGTTTGATAACTTCCGCAGAAGGATCTTCTTCTATAAATAGGTTGGTTTTATCGTTGGTAGTATTTCCATCGGTATCATCCCCATCATCAGAAACATCCGATACTTCCGTAGCTTGTAAGCTAGTTCCTACAGCCAATACGCTGTTGCTTACTCCACCTGCATCGATATCGCTTTGGGTAAGTGTATAATTAACCGTATAAGTTGCTGTTTCCTGTATTTGTAAAATCCCCTCTAAACTGGATTGCGACGCACTTACAAACGTTACAGCCGGTAATGTCAATGATACTCCCCTTGCATTGGCAAATGTATCTTCTAGCGTTACTCCATTTAATGTGACATTCCCAGTATTGGTAACATTAATGGTAAACGTAATTTCATCCCCAGCCATTGGATTTGTTATAGGCGTTAAAATTTTCTCCACTTCTATAGAAGGATCTTCCTCTACTATGGTTTCAGTTGTATCATTTTCCGTATTGCCGTCGGCGTCATTCCCGTTATCGGAAACATCACTAACGGAAGTCCCTATCGGGCTTAAAGCTTCGGCTAAAACACTATTTTTAACCCCACCCACATCAACGTCGTTTTGTGTTAAGGCATAACTGGCTGTAAAAGTTGAGATCCCATTAGGAAGTATCGTGGTTGCCGAACTGCCTGCGGTAGCACTATTGAAGGTTGGGCCTGCATCTAAGGTTAAAATCTCATCGTTAACGTTTAGAAATGTGTCTGTTAAACTAACGGAATTCAACGTTACATTTCCTGTGTTCTCAACGGAAATTGTGTACGTAATTACGTCGCCGACATTAGTAGTTCCGCTTCCATCCGAATCTGCAACCGAAGCTGTTTTAACCACCTCGATATCCGGATTTTCAGGAATTTCAAAATCGGTTGAATCGTCTTCAGTATTTCCATCGGTATCAATACCATTGTCGGAAATATCAGAAACAATAGTGGTATCTGGAGCTGTTCCTGAGGCTTCTACACTGTTACTCACTCCGCCAGCATCAATCGCTTCTTGGGCAATAGTGTAATTGGCGGTGTAAACTGCTTTGTCCCCTGGTGGCAATGGATCAGTTTCCGAAGTAATATCGGATGAAGCAGCAACAAATGTAGGCGTATTAGTCAAAGTAAGTGGCTGGTTATTTCCATCTACAAAAGTGTCTACCAAACTTAGACTATTCAATGTAACGTTTCCAGTATTGACTACCATAATAGTATAAGTAATAATATCATCGATTCCACCAGTAACACCATCGTTATTGGTGTCTGCAATTTGTTGTGTTTTGGTTACCTCGATATTTGGATCCTGAGTGAACGGTGTTACGGTTGGATTGTTACCAGGGTCATTAGGATCACCATCTGAGTTTTCTGTAACAGTTTCCCCGTCCGGATCCGATCCACTTACCAAAGCTGTATTAATAACTTCTCCAGAATCTACATCTGCCTGTGTTATAATATAGTTGGAGCTTGCCAGACCAATCTCTCCCGGACTTAAATTAGATGGATTTACCCCTAAGTTTGAAATCCCTAAGGTTGGATCATTGATAGTTAAAATTTCTACGGATACGTTTCCAGTATTGGTTACCGTAAATGTATATTCAATTGCATCGCCAACGTCATCGATTCCATTTCCGTTAGTGTCTACTACCACTGAAGTTTTTATAAATTCAAGGGAAGGTACTTTTAATAATTCTTCGAAATGATCATCAGTGGCTGTTACAGTGTCATCATTCGGGTCTGTACCCTCCACCTCAGCTTCATTGGTTACGCCGCCAGCATCCATATCTGCTTGTGTGATGGTATAATTTACAGATAAAACTGTTTGCTGCGTCGGGGCTAACTCCGTATCTAAAAGGTTTAAATCTATTCCAACGGGCAAGAAATCATCTGTCAATTCAAGATTATCCACCGTTACATTTCCTATATTTTCTATGGTGAAGGTATAAGTTATTATGTCTCCGGAATTCACTACACCATCTCCATTGTCATCGGAATATGAACCTATTTTATCCAAGGTTAATTCTGCTTCCTGTGAAAAGTTAACTAACGTACTATTGTTAGGTCCATCCAACGGATTACCATTATCTGAAAGATCTGTAACTTGATTATCGCTCGGATCGTCGGCAGTTACCGTTGCTTGATTTGTAAAGGAACCGTTATCTATATCCTGTTGTGTTATGGTATGAGCGAAAGATACATCTGCAAATGTTTCACTATCGCCAGGAGCTAAACCAGCAGGATTGGTTAATGGAACCACAAAATTGTTAATTCCTAAAGTGGGATCATTCAAAAAGATATTATCCAAAGTGAGCGCTCCGCTATTGATTATCGTAAACTCATAGGTAATTTCATCATTGGCGTCTATTCTACCATCACCGCCATCATTAACCGTGGCTATTTTTACTAGCTCTATTTCTGCTTCGGAAGGAATTAGCGTAATGGTAGGATCATTTTCAGGATTGCCATCAAAATTGGCATCGTTATTGGCATCACCGTCATCGGAAATATCACTTACCGAAACCCCATCAGGATCAGTTCCCGAAATAGTAGCTGTATTTTCAACCTGACCTAAATCTATATCATCTTGAGTTAGCGTATAAGCATAGGTTACATTAACTGAAACACCCGGAGCAAGACTATTTGGCGATACCACCAAACCTCCCGCAGAAGTCCCCAGTCCGACATCCACCAGTGTTAATCCGCTTACCGTTAAATTCCCAGTATTTTCGATATAAAAAGTATAATTGATAACATCCCCCAATTCGTAATTTCCGTCAGCAGGAAGATTTTGAGTTTCCAGGGGATCAGAGGTTTTTATCAAGGTTAACTCCGCAGACTTCGTTATTTGCGTTGTCGTTGGTGTATCCGTTCCATTGGTAGGATTACCATCATCCGAATCGTCGGTCACTGTGGTTCCCTGCGCAGTTGTTCCTTCAGCAGTTGCACTATTAATTACCCCACCGGCATCAATTTCACTTTGTGTTAGTATAAAAGTGGCAAGATATGTGGCGGTTTCTCCTGGTAGCAATGTTCCCTCACTGCTATTTAAGGATGAATCATCAAAAGTCGGACCTGTTGTTAGAGCAAGTACAGCAGCGTCTAAATCTGTTAAAATATCTGTAAGGGTAATTCCAGTAAAAGTGACATTCCCCGTATTTTCTACCGTAATTTCATAATTAACTATATCCCCATCATTATCGGTATTGCTATTATCTTCATCTGAAATGATTCCGGTTTTAACTACTTCAATAGAAGGATTTTCGGTAATATTGAATTCCGTTGGATTGTCATTTCCATTCGCTGCTATTCCATCATCTGAAACATCCGTGACATTAGGTCCTGTTGGCGGTGAAGCCGTAACTAAGACGGTATTACTCACTCCTCCCGCATTTACCGCTGCCTGTGTAATCGTATAGTTCGCTGTATACGTTGCGATTTCCGTAGGCTGTAAATTTCCTGCCAAACTTCCATTAGAACTATTTACAAAAGTTGGACCGCTATTCAGCGTAAGTGTATTGCCTAAAGCATCTGTAAAAGTATCGGTTAATACAATATTACTCAGACTTACATTTCCTGTGTTTTCTACGGAAATGGTATACCTAATTAAATCGCCAACGTTGCCAGAAGTTCCATCTGAATTAGTATCGGCTACCGATTGCGTTTTTAACACTTCAATGGAAGGTTCTGCAGTTAACGGAGTAACTGTTGGATTATCACCTGGATCATTAGGGTCATCATCAGATTCATCGGTAACAGGATCTCCATCGGGGTCGCTTCCAGTGGCTGTGGCAGTGTTAACCACTTCACCAGCATCTAAATCACTTTGGGTGATGGTATA from Galbibacter sp. BG1 harbors:
- a CDS encoding OmpA family protein; protein product: MNRILILIISGLFLLNFSSSFAQERLEKKGNKEFDKYAFINAREYYLKIANKEDEPSDELLRKLGDSYYYTGDYKNAASWYKKVYQRDTPIPAEYLYRYALSLKSTGDYSYSDKIMEEFYEAKGSDYRARLFDNNRDYLKEIELQSGKFTMEKVNFNSPLSDFAPTFYKDGILFASNRSRPQMEKSTHAWNQQPFLDLYYVSPDSTSEEISLFNAKINTKFHESTAAYIDSTNTLFFTRNNYFKKQYGEDEEGVNRLKLFKATALDYDWRIEELSFNNDNYSVAHPTVSADGKYLYFSSDMPGGYGQSDLYRVEINGDRYGIPKNLGKQINTEGRETFPFVSSDNQLFFSSDGHVGLGGLDVFVAQIGENDYVGPAYNVGRPINSKQDDFTFVLSNDTKIGYIASNRDNDAGNDDIYKIEQTGDLIVLCFQLLKGKVLDYNSKAPIPNAVVSLLNQNNEIVKTVYTDETGSFSFEEQLGCMQNYGIRVTMKHYENTEKNISTGNLPSKVIEETILLKKGDFVTGTDLGQVLKLAPIYFDFDKSDIRPDAEIELQKVIEAMQTFPELKIDVRSHTDSRAPEAYNLALSERRNKATIKYIIEKGNIDPKRLSGRGYGEEQPVNHCTDGVECSFEEHQLNRRSEFVILNK
- a CDS encoding type IX secretion system membrane protein PorP/SprF — its product is MKNNISKIGAIILMLWAGTFFVHGQQDSQFTQYMYNTMTFNPAYAGTREVFSSIALYRNQWTGLNGAPETMNFAMHGPVGNKVGLGFSITNDRIFIANETEIDFVFSYIMNVSENGKLSLGIKGGLNFFDIDFSRVNTGSPNGGDPSAQYNVDNEFAPQIGAGAFYYSERFYVGASIPNILETEHFDDSNNSTAGERLHFYFITGYVFNLSNDIKFKPAGLLKAVSGAPLQIDLSANFMFYDRFTLGAAYRWDAAMSVLTGFQIDDRWMVGYAYDWETTALSQYNGGSHEIFLRFELFNNRKKIISPRFF